The following are encoded together in the Streptomyces rapamycinicus NRRL 5491 genome:
- a CDS encoding anhydro-N-acetylmuramic acid kinase has translation MRVIGLMSGTSHDAVDAAAADLVLDGDTVVLAPLGLVSEAYPEALRSALSAALPPAATTMRDVCALDTRIGQAFAALAVRADRELCEGRTDLIGSHGQTVYHWAEGGRVHGTLQLGQPAWIAEATGCPVVSDLRTRDVAAGGQGAPLVSLVDALWLRGRPGVCAALNLGGIANITVVSSARDPLAFDTGPANALIDAAVCDLTGGRLDHDADGAMAARGTVHGPLLERLLAEPYYALPAPKTTGKELFHASYLRAALAATGQVPDDDVVATVTGLTARTVADAVRKVHATEVIASGGGTRNPTLMGALRRELGPIGLRTSDDLGLPAAAKEAYAFAVLAFLTAHGLAGTVPSCTGARHAGVLGSITPGRRGFGLPAPGRSAPTRLEVFRR, from the coding sequence ATGCGGGTGATCGGACTGATGTCGGGCACGTCCCATGACGCGGTGGACGCCGCGGCGGCCGACCTGGTGCTCGACGGCGACACCGTGGTGCTCGCCCCGCTGGGGCTGGTCAGCGAGGCGTATCCGGAGGCGCTGCGGTCGGCGCTGAGCGCCGCGCTGCCCCCGGCGGCCACCACCATGCGGGACGTGTGCGCGCTCGACACCCGGATCGGCCAGGCGTTCGCCGCGCTCGCGGTCCGCGCCGACCGGGAGCTGTGCGAGGGGCGTACGGACCTCATCGGCTCCCACGGCCAGACGGTGTACCACTGGGCCGAGGGCGGGCGGGTGCACGGCACGCTCCAGCTCGGCCAGCCCGCCTGGATCGCCGAGGCCACCGGCTGCCCCGTGGTCTCCGATCTGCGCACCCGCGATGTGGCCGCGGGCGGCCAGGGCGCTCCCCTGGTCAGCCTGGTGGACGCCCTGTGGCTGCGCGGGCGGCCCGGTGTGTGCGCCGCCCTGAACCTGGGCGGGATCGCCAACATCACGGTGGTCTCCAGCGCCCGGGATCCGCTGGCCTTCGACACCGGTCCGGCGAACGCGCTCATCGACGCGGCGGTCTGCGATCTGACGGGCGGCCGGCTGGACCATGACGCGGACGGCGCCATGGCGGCGCGCGGTACCGTCCACGGGCCGCTGCTGGAGCGGCTGCTGGCCGAGCCGTACTACGCGCTGCCCGCGCCCAAGACGACGGGCAAGGAGCTGTTCCACGCGTCCTATCTGCGCGCTGCCCTGGCCGCCACGGGCCAGGTGCCCGACGATGACGTGGTCGCCACCGTCACCGGGCTGACGGCCCGCACCGTGGCCGACGCCGTACGGAAGGTGCACGCCACCGAGGTGATCGCCTCGGGCGGCGGCACCCGCAACCCCACCCTGATGGGGGCGTTGCGCCGGGAGCTGGGCCCCATCGGGCTGCGGACCTCCGACGACCTCGGCCTTCCGGCGGCGGCGAAGGAGGCGTACGCCTTCGCCGTCCTCGCCTTCCTGACCGCCCACGGGCTGGCCGGTACGGTGCCGAGCTGCACCGGCGCCCGCCATGCCGGCGTGCTGGGGTCGATCACCCCGGGGCGGCGCGGCTTCGGCCTGCCCGCGCCGGGGCGGTCCGCGCCCACCCGGCTGGAGGTCTTCCGCCGCTGA